The DNA sequence CTCATGTCACAAAAATACCTGCACTCAATTCATAATGTTTCAGAAAGAAACTTtcttaataaaaaaatatctgtCATATTCCTTGACATTCATTCATAACAATGAATGCCTTGGCTCCCTATATGAAGTGGAATGAAAGGAATTATGATGATTCATATTTTTtgacattttcccatattttgaaaatatttgtaactATGCATTTTTGAAGCAATTGTGTCTATGTTTAAATTTCAGGTGGTAAGGGGAAatattttgcatctgaagtatATCATCCATATCCCACAACAAACCATGCAGTTGGTTTAACAAAACTTGTGAATAATGTTTCAGTTATGTCCCTGCTTGATGTTTAAGGCAGGCCCAAGAGGCTGCAGGTAATACTATCTCTTCAGTGAAGCATACAAGAAAAGGGTATGTTGCTCACAAATCGAAAAACATACACAGGGCTGATCAAGGATTAGAATTACAATTAGTAATTACGATTATGATCATGTTTGGttaaggaaatgttttggagaATATGTATAACTCCCCATGCTACCAATTTCTAGTCTTACAATGTCTACATGATGACAAAAGATAGCTGTCTTCGTGAGGTAAGTAACTTGTAGGGACAATAGGTCTGCAGTTCTGTGAGTTTTTAAACCATTTATTAAATCAGTTACATTCACACCAAATTCAATTTATGAGAATTGAAAAGAGCTCCCCATGTATGTCACAGAAAAAAAACTTGCTTCTGTCATGTGTTGTAGAAGAAATTCTACTTATGTGAGACATGTTTTATAATGGTCTTTGTACTGACAGTAACAAATCCAGTTTTGACACTGTTGAGACACTAGGTCCCGTTTAATAAAGccctcgtaagcctaagatctcataactgTTCTCATAGCGTTCATACTTCCCATGTTCCAGAATAGTATTTATGAATGATACAAGGAAAGTTATGATATCTGAGACTTACAAGTGCTTTGGGAAACAAGGCCCTGTGGTTGCAATTCAGCAGGACTAAGAAGCAAAAGGGCACAGAAAGGACATAACTTGTAATGAATACAGAATACAGAATACCAGCCTTGTTCAGCTAGGATGGACACTGGAGAGTCATTAAACTCTCTTGCCTCACGGAGATGAATCTAAAATGTCCGCCATGTCAATATTGAAAGTTTGGGAAGTTAAGTGAGGTAGCTCTGCTataacacaaactgacagatgCATCTAAGTGCATATACACACAATACATGAAAGTTTACAGCAAAGAACAAAATTGAGATTAGAACCATTGTCTGTTAGATCACACAGTCATAATAATCAGGGGCATGGAAGCAGCATTATAAGAGCAAGTGTAATTCATCATAGATCTGTCACCATCACCTCATCTTATTGTAGGAATCTGTAGGACCTATCATTGAATCACTAAATTCTACAAGGCACAAGTCAACAATGTCTTCATATTATACCAAAACAAACCCCACTGAACATTGTCTGTCATATATCAATCTGTTCTTCACAGATTTGCATACACTGTCTTCTCCTATCACCCCTGAATACAACCAGCACATATGTGATGTGACTGATATGTCTAGAATGGGAAAGGATGAGACAGGAGGTCATTCATGGCTGATGGAAGTCAAGTGATTCCAACTCCTGTGAAAACCACTGACTGTTAGTCAAATGATGTGTACTACAGACACCTGCATTAATGATGCACATATTCACATAATGTCAAGCAAAATTGTCACTATGATGTAAGCTCAATGCCTTATGTTCTTTCCAGTTACATTAGTTCCAAAGTATTCATGAAGGTGACAGGGGAACAAGTTGCATACAAACCCATGATGGTGATAATTGtctaaatcaatcaatcatatCTGAACTAAAGTTCATAAGCTGCCATCTTTACAGTTACTTTCCCGTAAAATATTTCGTTGGCACAAATGGCATCTTCACCACCTCCCCATCAACAGCTTTCTGTCTGACCTTGAACTTGATAGGTGTCCCTGTCTTTGAAAAGTGTGTTTCTACATAGCCCATGGAGATGTTTGTCTTCAGTGAAGGTGAAGGACAGCCACTAGTCACATGACCAATTGTCTTCTGTCCCTCTGCATCCAAGATGATGGCACCCGCTGTGATGAAAAGAGGTTTGAAACTGAATACTTTTTAAACACTTGTCCAGCTGAATACTGGTCCAAGCCTAAAATCCATCATTAAACTAATCTCAACAGCTTTGCCTTTGAAATACATAAACTAATTTGCCATAAAATTCTACTTATGTAATATTATTTTGGTTGAAAATACCGTTTGCTATCTTTAAATCTTTTGCACTCATATAAACTTTAGAGCATTAATTTCAAAGTGATTTCAGTTCTTATTTAATTTTATGCTTAAGAGGAGAAAAATCACATTACTGCACATCTGAAGTGGTGGGACTTTAGTCTCATCTATATAATTCAGTGCCTGAATTCATAATTAGTTTCATAATTCAGCACATTTAAAGCCACTTTGAGGATTCAGTGTCACTTTTATAATTCATTTCTTTATGTTTGATTGAGTGCCACCTTAAGAATTCAGCACCACCTGTAGAATTCAGTGCCATCAATATTATTAACTTCCAGAAGAGTTGCAAGCTTGTCTACAATGATTGTAGCTCAAGTGATGCTGCTGAATTTATAGTGTGCATCCTAGTATCCTCTCTCAACACCTACCTCTAGCTGGTGGCCCTGAGGAGATAAACCCAACTCGTTTGCGAGTGATTCCCTTCGATTTGAGCTTCAGCTGACTGAGAATGACATCAGCGCCAGGGAATCCCCCAGTGTCACGTCGACGTTTGGctgcaacacaacatccaccaagtCAAGTCAGCAAAGTTGTTTTCTGACATCAGCAAATGGTGGTGGAATTTGTGATGGTTATTAAGAATAATTGATCACAAACACTGTGTTTCCTGATTAACGAAAGGACCTTTCTTCATTGCAAGTACTGTTTAAGTGAAAATGGAATTTCTGGGAAAAAACATGCTATCTAAAAACAGAATTTTTTTTAACAAGTATCTCTtaattcaacaaaataaacacaatatgAGCAAGTGTTCGCACAAAAAGAATCTTTTGATCATTTGGAAATCAGTGAACGTACCTTTACTAtaagacagaaaacaaacatttctgaaaCCCTCAGTTAAATTAATAAACTGATTAGGCCAAGTTTACTCCACTGAATTCGGAAGTTTGGTGATAATTTCTTCAGCATACCAATAACCCAGTTCAAGTTAGCCTCTACTGGAGTAGTGTCCTCAGTGATGTCATTGCCGTACAGACAGAGGCCAGCCTCTAGCCTCAAGCTGTCTCTGGCTCCAAGACCTGCCATACGGACCTCAGCATGGGACGAGGACAGGAGCAGCTTCAGCAGCTCCTCAACCTGATCCTCGGCCACAGATATCTGTAGGGCACGAAGTACATCAATTTCGTAATTTGCCAGGGCATCATTCATTTAGAGAATGTGTGTGTCTGCATGGTAGCCCAAAGTGTAGATCACATATTAGAATCTGTACTATGCTGAGAGAGTGTAATCTTAAACATAGCTACATTTGACCTCCTTctaaatgtgcaaactgtgcCATTTCACGCTTGTCAAAAGGGTACATAAAGTACACAATctggactaccagttgtccaacttCCATCTTGTGGATGGCATGGTGGCCGAGTTGTAAAgatcactgactttgtgtgctggtgattaggtgcctgattctgaAAGTGATGGTTCGAATTCCAGGCAGGACACAACCTTACAATGTACAAGAATATGTACTTAATTCCTCAAATCTGACCCCTCTATCACACCTTGATTTAAGGAGAATCTCATGGGTGTCAGTTAATAGCAAATTTATCGACACAAGTTAGCTGAAGCTACCAGACTCCAAGGCTTGAAGTTGATGCTATTGATGATGTAGGAAGGTTACAAGAAGAATTTATTTCTCCCAATGTCCAAAACAGAATCCCTGTTTCCTCATGATTCCTATTTCAActaatataagttatcacatcgtgtcgagggaaatacggggttctATCAGTCCCCAGTAAAGTTGTAATCCCCACGCCTCCGgttcggggaatacaaccttacaaGGGACTGATAAACCCCCCGTATTTCCcaagacacgatgtgataatgcatttatccagctgaatgttttcactaaagccaaacaaaacaacatgcattgaatcgacttgctgccatgttgacaccagctgatcgtatGACcccaatgcaccgcacgttactaaaggcttgtcgatgcacgcttttctcactttgcgtcgtcaccgaggcatTGCCGGGTGATAAGACTTTCGTACCGGGAGTACATGACTTTTATGCTCCCGctcgcggatcgtgatggatgtacatggtattttatcagagtcatgtGGATCAATCAAatctcgacattcttacatgaggctagataattcAGGTTATCAGAGTGAATGTCTACCTCTACACCATCCTCGCCCGTGTAACCACACCTTGTGATTCGACAGTCAGGAATACCAAATATGGAGGTCAAGGCTGAAGTCATAAAGGTCAGCTGGCAAAGGTCAAAGTTAATACCTGGTTGCAGAACCTTTGTCATTTTTGGTCCTGAAATTTGATTAAACAATAATTACTTGCTGAAATTTGAGGAATCAACCTTAAATTCCAAGCGTAGGAATTTTGGCATAAtttgtttggatttttttctaAAAGGAAAAGCATATTACCTATAACACTATTTCTAACATAACATCTGAACATCCAGTGATATATTTATTAAAACCTGAGAAAAATTATTTATATTGCTCCTGGTCAGAAGATATTGTTTGTAAGACTTTGTCTCCCACTCATTGTTACTATACATGTGCTTTAATACATGGTATTTTTATATCTGGAAACATGAAAGGTTGTGACATTAAATTAAGCACACATGGGCATGGGAAGTTCCACTTTCATGTAAATTTTGGTATGTGATGACTTGTTTGAGTCACTGATAATACGACAAAAAAACAGGAAGAACAATATAGACAAACTCTATGAATAGCAACTTCTTAACTTTGTGTCACATATCAACACATATTCTCATACCATTGTCATGCAGGACTTCTCTCAATTTCACCAAGAAAATTTTTTGCAACAAAATAGCAATTGGTCCCCAATTTGGGTCTGAAGAGCTTGGAATACTAACAAATGTGCTGTATtttgtacatacacatgtacaggAACCAAGTTAATCACTGAGCATAGCCACAGTTGAGATGTTTCACTAACCTTGCACAGCCACTAAGGCCTTTTTGATTTTCTCAACTTTGACATCAAGGCCTTTCTTTCTACATTCTTCTGCCCTgttctgaaaaatacatatgagGAATATGAACTTGTGGTGATATTAGGGTGGTAAAATACACAGACAATCAGGTAATTAAAGTCTTTTCTAGAGATCGGCATAATTGTTATATCAGCACAAAAGTTAGAAATCATTAATTTATTACCAAGATAGGTTCATGAAAACAGAGATGACAATCAGATTTTAACTTATAAATTTTATCAAgcatccaaccaaccaatcattaATTATTGCAATCTTAGATCACAAATCACATGCTATAAATGAGTGAAACAGAATTCTTTTCGCTCAGAGTCAGGGATCTGCTGGGACAGTTAAAACAAACCCAGCACACATATCTATCAACtacaaactgaaaacaataatgACAATAGAATATACTCATACTTTGACCTGATAATACAGCCAGATGAATCCAGAATGAATTCTGATGTTAAaacctctgtgtatatgttggATTTAAAATGTTCACTTACTCCTACAAAGAACTTGGAGGCCTTACTGGTAATTAGGTATTCATCGGATAGGACTACATTTGATTAATGcacaaatgtaaacaatgaacaCTGAAAAGATTGTAttacattgtattttgtgagTGTGCGAAAATCCTGACAGTTCTTATAAAGGTCCTGTTGTTAAAGTAATTGTAAATTGTTACATACAATACAGTATTCTACACCATTTCCGAGAAACATCTTTCTATTTTCAGTACAGATACATGACATTAGTAACTTTCGGGTCCTCTTCAATCCATTTTTGCCAGTTAAAGTAAAACCCTTGAGGTGAAGTACTGTGGTAAAGAGGTACTGTAATGGAGTTCTGATCTGAATGAGATCTATTGCGTcttaaatatttacttttattatCAGAGTTATGACATGGACCACAGAACTTGTGCAAGGTCATGGAATTACCATGCTGCAGATTAACATGGACAGCCCACTAGGACACATACATACTGTAAGTAAtcaacatgtttgtttctaaCAGAATGCAAACAGACATTAAACAGTACCTGCATGTTGGAGAAATCCTTCTCAATGCATCCTGCATTTGATACAACATACAAATAATCTTCTGTAGTCTTTGTGACAATCAAGTCATCCAAAATTCCACCCTTTTCATTTAGAAATACTGACAGAGTCCCACTGTTATCCTTCAAACCTTGAATATCAGCAGGAACAAGAGATTCCATGTACTCGATACGATCTTTGCCCTCAACTTTGGTTTGAAGCATGTGGGAAACATCAAATATGCCAACACTTTCCCTCACATGTAGATGAGACTCAGATATTGTGTCCTTGTACTGGACTGGCATCTCCCAGCCAGCAAATGGTACCATTTTCCCTTGCTGGGCAACATGGAAATTGTACAAACATGTTCTTCGTAGATTGGAGCTCTGAAAAAGTTGCAAACATAAAGACATATGTAAATGATTCAGAATAAATTCTTTGGAATATTTATGAAGGCATATGCTGTTGATGGGATGTTATGTTCTTTTTATTATTCCATAAAGTTTGCAGTTCTTTCTTATCCATATTAAATCAAACACAGAAATAGAAATTAGCAAGTGAATGAGTTTCGTCTTacatttctgttttcattttcattttaggCATATCACCGCCCATCTGTTTCCAAAATGGCACACGTATGGGTAAATACAACTGCTGTCAATCACAGAACTACCGCCAGTACCGGAAAATTTCAAGACCGTTTTTTTTCCAGTTAAGCTGCTAGGATTAACTAAAATGTACAAGAGCTACTACAACTGGTATGATGAATGCATAACACTTATTTCATACCTGATAATACGTAAATCATTCACATATATACGTAATATAACGCATCCAAGCAGCAAGTGACACCCAAGTTCTTTGACACGATCACACGACAAATATGGTGTTGTACATGTCACCTCCAATTCTTGGGGCTAGCATTAATTCAGAAATAGTACAAGATCCATCATTCAAAAATGTGTGTTCTTTACCGTATTGTTGAACCGTTTAGCGACGCTGTCATGTCTATTTTTGCGCAGAAAATGCTGCACAAACGCTCTGCTCCAAGTCGTCTGCATTGCCATCTTTTGAGGCACGTTGATAAATGGCCTTGACCCACAATTGACCTCAACCTCTATAGGTTGGTTGAATATAAAAAAGGAGGGTTACATTGAGGAAGAATTAAACGAAACATCGAAGTTATCCTCTTTCATATCAGTATCGCTTATGTGTTTACATGCTGGACGAAACATATGCATAAATGGAACCCATTAATAACCAAAAAGGTACATTAAGAAACATGTCAAAGAAAATGCAGGGCTCGTCAGGGAAAAAAATGAAGAGGACATGACATAACTGACCATTACATTTTGTTCAATtatatcagggatactctaGGCTCCCTGGTTAAGTTTACATTGAAAGGAAAATGTGCGTGACGTTACACTTCATTTACCGTACTGATAAAAGTATTATCCCACAGATCAAACATGGGGCAACGTTTCGTCAGATaataattttttaaacatttctatTTTGATAGTTTGTTATGTTTACTTTAGGAGAATGGGTATTCAGAGAGCGTACACCGATAAAtcaatatatggtctctgaggATTTTTCAAACAGACATGTAAGGGTTTATGCAGTTTCTCCTGAGCATATGGAAGTACTTGGTCCCAAAAATGTGTTACGAAATCACGGTCTTTTAACGAGACAGTATCACGGCCCGGAAAACGGAACATCGATTTGATTGCTTGATTGCTTGATtgcttgattgattgattgattgatttaggGAGAGGGAGGTGTTGTCGTGAAAAAGCGCTACATGTATTTGTGGGGTCAGAAAGAAATGATGCGTAATTAAATTGGTCTGGTGGTTGGGGTCGGGAGTCAGGAAAATATGTGACAAGGTcctaaaacaaatatcattttCCAATGGGAcaaatctgagtgagtgagtgagtgagtgagtgagaacaaTATAAATCGGCTTCACTCATTGCGTCCATGCTGGGAAATGATCTTCGAtcagcttgacgagcgaacgctttgaaaAATATCCATCCACTCAACGACTTCTGTGAAGATGGTTCCAGTTGTCAAAATGTCCCAAATTACTTAAAATCATTAAATACATGTCATAAATGCATAGTTTTGTCAACTTTGTCTTACATTTTCTTCATTAGTAACTCGATCATCAGAGCCAAATGATATTCCTGTACCTGTACAGAAAACACTGTAATACCATTTATTATTTGTCAGGTATGTGTTGTTTAATTATATATATGGACTGATCCGCCATAAGATAAAAATGCAGAAGtttgataacatatattttctgtatttggTTCTGAAGTCCTAATTAGTTAATATTTCATCAACTTTCCCCAACTCCTTAGTAGGCACACACGCATGCTTGCCTAAAAATCTGTATGAAGGGTTTCAGAATACAttgctttaaaaatattttgcaatatATAAATATCAGGAAAAACAAACACTTTGTCTTTTCAGTCTAGGCTCATCCATGGTGTTCTGACTTACACGGTGAATCCTTTTCCGGACTGTCGTGTATGTTTGTCTTTTAGGATTTTCCAAGCACATGGTTCGCCTTATATTTACTTTTCTAAAACCTCTCTTGATTGGTTGTTCTTTGTGAAGCTGGTATTGATCTTATGTCCAACTGCTGAATAAAGTCATTCTTGTCATCATACAGGAAACCttgattttaatattgtttCTTTTTCCAGCGTGCCTGCTGTCTACTATGGTCATAGCAATGTTTAGATAATTAAGCATTTGTCACGAAACCGGGCTTTAGATAATTTCTCCGGAACCAATCAAATACATCGTTACATTGCCTCGCACCAAAACACAAACTACGCCATTTGTATTTCATGCGAGTCGACTGAGAATCAACAAAATGCTGTACTTGGAAGATTACTTGGAGAGTAAGTCAATTTAACATCAAATTATTATTAGAAATTAAAAAAGGTGAGCGTAATTATCATTACAAGGGCCTTGTGTGGAGCTGAAATTGCCTGAACAGTATTTAAACTGCGACCATCTGCTGGCTAACTTTCGTTCTTTGCCCCTTTCTTTTCAGTGATCGAAAATCTGCCAATGGAAATGCGTGAAAGGCTAACTGAGATGCGTGAAATGGATTTGGAAGTTCAAAGTAAGCCTCCGATTGCAGTAAGACCAATGCTTGTCGTCTATTTACTTTGATTGTGACCGGCAAGTTTGAGtgaagagttatctgcccttgtagGATTTCATTCACTTCCGTGTTGTCTGCTAGTTTTGTTAAATGGTAAATCAAATGAGATGACAAGCCGAATGTTATTTACGTCTTTTGCTCAAATCTGTTGATGACAGTTCAACATTTTTTGAATACTGTTCTTGTCATATTGTTGAAAAGTGTATTTTGTATGAGAATTGGCAAATAATGCGTCTTTCCTTTGAAATTTGTCTCAGAAGTTCGCCTGCGACCTCGTTGTATCGCGGTACTTGACATATGCGTGATCGGAAATAGAATTATGAACTTAAGAGGCCTAATTTATTGTGAAATCCTATTAACATGATATTTGATCGACACATTCGTTTAAAAAATTGTTGCTTTAACTTTGATGGTATTTCAGCGAAAGCCTTTA is a window from the Haliotis asinina isolate JCU_RB_2024 chromosome 9, JCU_Hal_asi_v2, whole genome shotgun sequence genome containing:
- the LOC137296709 gene encoding aminomethyltransferase, mitochondrial-like; translation: MAMQTTWSRAFVQHFLRKNRHDSVAKRFNNTSSNLRRTCLYNFHVAQQGKMVPFAGWEMPVQYKDTISESHLHVRESVGIFDVSHMLQTKVEGKDRIEYMESLVPADIQGLKDNSGTLSVFLNEKGGILDDLIVTKTTEDYLYVVSNAGCIEKDFSNMQNRAEECRKKGLDVKVEKIKKALVAVQGPKMTKVLQPGINFDLCQLTFMTSALTSIFGIPDCRITRCGYTGEDGVEISVAEDQVEELLKLLLSSSHAEVRMAGLGARDSLRLEAGLCLYGNDITEDTTPVEANLNWVIAKRRRDTGGFPGADVILSQLKLKSKGITRKRVGFISSGPPARAGAIILDAEGQKTIGHVTSGCPSPSLKTNISMGYVETHFSKTGTPIKFKVRQKAVDGEVVKMPFVPTKYFTGK